The Candidatus Hydrogenedentota bacterium genome contains the following window.
GCGCATGAGCAAATCCACGCCCCTGCCGCTGCTCTACTGGCACACCCTGCGGCACATTCAACCCTCCCAAATCGCCTGGCGCATACTGCGTCGGCTTCAGCGTCCGCTGGACCGGCTGGCCGCGCTGCTGCCCGGCCCCGCCGTCCCGGCGCGCTTCGTTCCGGAACCCCTGCGGGGGCTGCGCGCCCTGCTGGAGGAGGCGGCGCGGTCCGGGCTGATGCCGGCGCCGGACGCCCTGGAATCCATCCGCAAACAGGAGTTTCGTTTTCTCAACCTGACGGCCCCGCCCGGAAAAATCCCCTGGCATGACCGGCGGCTGCCGCGCCTGTGGCGCTACCAGTTGCACGGGTTCCGCTTCCTCGGCGCGGTGGCGGTGGCGAACACCGTGGAGCCTTACCTGGGCGACCGGGACCGCGCCCTGCACTGGATGCGCGACTGGGTGAAGCGCAACCCTGCGGGCGCCCCGGACGCCTGGGACGCGCACCCCCTCGCCGACCGCCTGCTGCACTGGGCCATGGCCGAGGCGGTGTTTGACCTGCGCGACGATGCGCTGCGCGCCTCCTTCGCGCGGCAGGCGCGCTGGCTGGAGCGGCATCTGGAATGGGACCTGCGGGCCAACCACCTGTTGAAAAACGTGTGCGCCCTCGCGGCGGCGGGCTGCCTTCTCGGGGACGATGCCCTTCGCGCCAAAGGGGTGCGCCTGATGCTGGAACAGTTCCGCGAACAGGTTCTTCCAGACGGCGGCCACTGCGAGCGCAGCCCCATGTACCACGCCTTCGCCCTGTGGGACGGATTGGTCCTGCTGGCGCTGCTGGGGGACACCCCGGAGGCGGCGGAGTTGCAGGGTATTCTGTCGGGCATGGCGCAGTTTTTGGACGGTGTTGCCCAC
Protein-coding sequences here:
- a CDS encoding heparinase II/III family protein, coding for MSKSTPLPLLYWHTLRHIQPSQIAWRILRRLQRPLDRLAALLPGPAVPARFVPEPLRGLRALLEEAARSGLMPAPDALESIRKQEFRFLNLTAPPGKIPWHDRRLPRLWRYQLHGFRFLGAVAVANTVEPYLGDRDRALHWMRDWVKRNPAGAPDAWDAHPLADRLLHWAMAEAVFDLRDDALRASFARQARWLERHLEWDLRANHLLKNVCALAAAGCLLGDDALRAKGVRLMLEQFREQVLPDGGHCERSPMYHAFALWDGLVLLALLGDTPEAAELQGILSGMAQFLDGVAHPDGDIPLFNDAALDEAPPARPLALLSLAWCGEQPSPATVSPAFAESGFYALDNPAGRMLLKAAPVPECQPGHAHGDPLSFELSIGQTRMLVDGGCHGYAESPLRGYCRSLSAHNTARVNGAEPMEAWSVFRVARRYTLEGVTRTLGEGGLVIDGAVRLPDGAVHRRTVRCLEEPTAWGLRDSAEVSGGGAVSLEVFFHAGPNAHVERRDDGLWVIHRGSVKLALMPAAGVRVTLSDGPEGENEFWHCPQFGRACPSPTLILQSEGEGTAECACWLFPPEHAWAVRLLRDGEDLDR